The sequence CAGGCAATCCCACCCAACTAGAGCACCGGATCCTGCCGGAACGATGGAGATTTTTGAGTTTGACCCAGTGGTTCACCAGAGGGAAGTGTGGTCTCTCCTGTCGAACGAACGGCACGGTGCCGAATTGTCGGCGGCTGCCCATTGAACCTCTGGTAGACTTGAGGCGAGGTGCTCATGACCGAATCTCGGCTTGGTTCAGCGTTACTGACGATCGTACTCATCGCCACCGGAATAAATTGGTTTGATCCTGTGATGGCATCGGACGAGCTCCCACGTTCTTATTTGAAATTCCCCCTCGTCTCTCGAGAACGGATTCCGATCAGCAGGATCTTAGCTTATCCAGACCAGTATCAGATGCGAGAAATCCGGTTGACCGGCACCGTCACGGCAATTCAAACCGAGACCATCACGAACAGGTTCGTCTGTGGACGAGCCCATGAACGGACAAGGCTCACACTTGAGGATGACAGCGGCCAGATCGAGGTGATCGATCAGGGAGCGTGCGGCAAGAATGTCGGAGCAGTCAAGGCGCCGATGCTAAAGACAGGCCAACCGATCGATCTCCTGGTCCAGATCATGCACCACACCAGCTTGGGCTCTTCCGGTTCATCGGTTGAAGCGACCATCCGCTACATCAACCTAGCCCGAGAGTAGCGTCGCGCCTCGCAAATTCCAGGAAGAGCTTGTTCATCCGGTGAGTGGCCTCGCTAGGCCTTTCGTGCTTCCTTCTCTAGTGCTTGAAGCTCAGTCTCTCCGAGAAATTCGACCTTATGATAGGGATTGGCATGATTTCTAGTTGCTCGCCGCAGTCGTTATGCTAAGGTGGATTTCACCAATCAATCGTACATATGTCTTCCGGGAGAGAGCCAACGAGGGAGGACGTGATGATCACAGTGAAGAGCCCGTTCGTTCAGCAGACCTTGGTAGCGATGACGGTCTTTATCGCCATCGGTGCGCTCTCGGTGATCTGGCCCGCCATCATTGCCCTCGGACTAAGTGTATTCCTGCTCTTTCATTCTTTTGGCGTCGAACAGGAGATCGTACTCCGGTCGTGGACCGAGATCAGTCATATGTCGATCATCTTCACCTCTCCTCAACGCCCCGGTGTTCTGACGATTCTCTCGTGACGAATTCGCACAGCGCGGTCGTCAGTCGAGAACCCTCTACCTCGAACGGATGTGCTTCGCGGTGCGCATGAGCGCCGATGTGGCGGCTCGACGCGCGACAGCATTCTCGTGCCGATCGAACGAACCGCACAAACAGAGTCCATCATTGATGGCTCAGATTGCACACCATGGACATGGCCAGCATGACTTCCATTGCTCTAGCTTATGAATCTGAGGAAGCGGAGGCTAAGGATGTCTCCCAGGAGCTGTCGAAAGAATGAGGGCCGATATCTTTTGAAAACTTCTTCAATAGGCCGGATGCTTATCTTGCATTCGTCAGGATTGTCGGGGCCTATGCAATATCTGCTATTGTCTCCATCCGGCTCCCATACCACATAGTCGTAGCCTTGATATTTG is a genomic window of Candidatus Nitrospira kreftii containing:
- a CDS encoding hypothetical protein (conserved protein of unknown function), which translates into the protein MTESRLGSALLTIVLIATGINWFDPVMASDELPRSYLKFPLVSRERIPISRILAYPDQYQMREIRLTGTVTAIQTETITNRFVCGRAHERTRLTLEDDSGQIEVIDQGACGKNVGAVKAPMLKTGQPIDLLVQIMHHTSLGSSGSSVEATIRYINLARE
- a CDS encoding hypothetical protein (conserved protein of unknown function), whose product is MITVKSPFVQQTLVAMTVFIAIGALSVIWPAIIALGLSVFLLFHSFGVEQEIVLRSWTEISHMSIIFTSPQRPGVLTILS